In Bubalus bubalis isolate 160015118507 breed Murrah chromosome 3, NDDB_SH_1, whole genome shotgun sequence, a genomic segment contains:
- the NGFR gene encoding tumor necrosis factor receptor superfamily member 16, which produces MGSGAAGRAMDGPRLLLLLLLGVSLGGAKEACPTGLYTHSGECCKACNLGEGVAQPCGANQTVCEPCLDSVTFSDVVSATEPCKPCTECVGLQSMSAPCVEADDAVCRCAYGYYQDETTGRCEACRVCEAGSGLVFSCQDKQNTVCEECPDGTYSDEANHVDPCLPCTVCEDTERQLRECTRWADAECEEIPGRWITRATPPEGSDSTDPSTQEPEVPPEQDPVTSTVSDVVTTVMGSSQPVVTRGTADNLIPVYCSILAAVVVGLVAYIAFKRWNSCKQNKQGANSRPVNQTPPPEGEKLHSDSGISVDSQSLHDQQPHTQTAAGQALKGDGGLYSSLPLSKREEVEKLLNGSAGDTWRHLAGELGYQPEHIDSFTHEACPARALLASWAAQDSATLDTLLAALRRIQRADIVESLCSESTATSPV; this is translated from the exons ATGGGGTCAGGTGCCGCCGGCCGCGCCATGGACGGGCcgcgcctgctgctgctgctgctcctgggg GTGTCCCTTGGAGGTGCCAAGGAGGCATGCCCCACGGGCCTGTACACCCATAGCGGAGAGTGCTGCAAAGCCTGCAACCTGGGTGAGGGTGTGGCCCAGCCTTGTGGAGCCAACCAGACCGTGTGTGAACCGTGCCTGGACA GCGTGACCTTCTCGGACGTGGTGAGCGCCACGGAGCCGTGTAAGCCGTGCACGGAGTGCGTGGGACTGCAGAGCATGTCGGCGCCCTGCGTGGAGGCCGACGACGCCGTGTGCCGCTGCGCCTACGGCTATTACCAGGACGAGACGACCGGCCGCTGCGAGGCGTGCCGCGTGTGCGAGGCGGGCTCGGGGCTCGTGTTCTCGTGCCAGGACAAGCAGAACACCGTCTGCGAGGAGTGCCCCGACGGCACGTACTCAGACGAGGCCAACCACGTGGACCCCTGCCTGCCCTGCACGGTGTGCGAGGACACGGAGCGCCAGCTGCGCGAGTGCACGCGCTGGGCCGACGCCGAGTGCGAGG AGATCCCTGGACGTTGGATTACACGGGCCACGCCCCCGGAGGGCTCCGACAGCACAGACCCCAGCACCCAGGAGCCTGAGGTACCTCCAGAGCAAGATCCGGTAACCAGCACTGTGTCAGATGTGGTGACCACGGTGATGGGCAGCTCCCAGCCTGTGGTGACCCGAGGTACCGCCGACAACCTCATCCCTGTCTATTGCTCCATCCTGGCTGCTGTGGTTGTGGGCCTTGTGGCCTACATCGCCTTCAAAAG GTGGAACAGCTGCAAGCAGAACAAGCAAGGAGCCAACAGCCGACCCGTGAACCAGACACCCCCACCAGAGGGGGAAAAGCTACACAGCGATAGCGGCATCTCTGTGGACAGCCAGAGCCTGCATGACCAGCAGCCCCACACGCAGACTGCCGCAGGCCAGG CCCTCAAGGGTGATGGAGGCCTCTACAGCAGCCTGCCGCTGTCCAAGCGGGAGGAGGTGGAGAAGCTGCTCAACGGCTCTGCAGGGGACACCTGGCGGCATCTGGCAGGCGAGTTGGGTTACCAGCCTGAGCACATAGACTCCTTCACCCACGAGGCCTGCCCAGCCCGCGCCCTGCTGGCCAGCTGGGCCGCCCAGGACAGCGCCACACTCGACACCCTCCTCGCGGCCCTGCGCCGCATCCAGCGCGCCGACATCGTGGAGAGCCTGTGCAGCGAGTCCACGGCCACATCCCCCGTGTGA